The following coding sequences lie in one Lolium perenne isolate Kyuss_39 chromosome 2, Kyuss_2.0, whole genome shotgun sequence genomic window:
- the LOC127330729 gene encoding putative invertase inhibitor — protein sequence MRPSHGPSYIVLFLLATSSCSASILEDACKTFSAARPDIGYGYCIEFFQANKDSTTADKRGLATIATNIARATAMNTRKLSAALRNMVKDQKTRECLGDCAVLYYGIVGRLDEAAKGITSGRSQGLQDAVWSLSAALNVPETCEEGFRKLGGKSTLAAADSEFSKEVSIALVLARTLSR from the coding sequence ATGAGGCCTTCCCATGGTCCTTCTTATATTgttctcttcctcctcgccaCATCCTCATGCAGCGCTTCCATTTTGGAAGACGCGTGCAAAACCTTCTCCGCTGCCCGCCCGGACATCGGCTACGGCTACTGTATTGAGTTCTTCCAAGCCAACAAGGACAGCACTACCGCGGACAAGCGCGGCCTTGCCACCATCGCAACGAATATCGCAAGGGCAACGGCCATGAACACCAGAAAGCTCAGCGCTGCCCTGAGAAACATGGTGAAGGACCAGAAGACGCGCGAATGCCTCGGAGATTGCGCCGTTTTGTACTATGGTATCGTGGGCCGACTCGATGAGGCGGCGAAGGGCATCACGTCGGGCAGATCACAGGGCTTGCAGGACGCGGTGTGGAGCCTGAGCGCTGCCCTCAACGTACCAGAAACTTGCGAAGAAGGATTCCGCAAACTAGGCGGAAAGTCCACGCTAGCCGCCGCAGACTCAGAGTTCAGCAAGGAGGTCTCCATCGCTCTTGTTCTAGCCAGGACGCTCAGCAGGTAG
- the LOC127330730 gene encoding probable purine permease 11, giving the protein MTDASSGANTNNAASTSNAEVQIQIPAGPSKAEAPAPPAGAPSKSSGAKNWRWWLMVSVDVFFLVAGQTSATLLARYYYHQGGSSKWVSTFVQTAGFPILFLGLFCVPKQPSGSGGGGSDTPVAKLVVIYIVLGLVIAADDMMYASGLKYLPVSTYSLICASQLSFNVVFGYVLNSQKLTGLILNAVVLLTLSDALLGANHDETEDISGVSRRNYLMGFVLTLGASGTYSLILCLMQLTFENVIKKHTFTAVLNMQIYTALVATVASIIGLFASGEWRTVRGEMDTFQSGQFSYFMTLLWTAVSWQITSVGVVGLVFEVSSLFSNVISTVALPIVPLFAVLIFHDKMDGIKVIAMLIAIWGFVSYLMQHYIDDKKARKASASADGGS; this is encoded by the exons ATGACCGACGCCAGCAGCGGCGCGAACACCAACAATGCGGCCAGCACCAGCAACGCCGAGGTCCAGATACAGATCCCTGCAG GGCCATCCAAAGCCGAAGCCCCAGCACCACCTGCCGGAGCACCATCAAAGAGCTCCGGAGCCAAGAACTGGCGATGGTGGTTGATGGTGTCGGTGGAcgtcttcttcctcgtcgccGGCCAGACGTCCGCGACGCTGCTCGCGAGGTACTACTACCACCAGGGCGGCAGCAGCAAGTGGGTATCAACGTTCGTGCAGACCGCAGGCTTCCCTATACTGTTCCTCGGCCTGTTCTGTGTCCCAAAACAACcctccggcagcggcggcggcggcagcgacaCTCCGGTGGCCAAACTCGTCGTGATCTACATCGTCCTGGGGCTCGTCATAGCCGCCGACGACATGATGTACGCCAGCGGCCTCAAGTATCTCCCGGTGTCGACCTACTCGCTCATCTGCGCCAGTCAGCTGTCCTTCAACGTCGTCTTCGGCTACGTCCTCAACTCCCAGAAGCTCACCGGCCTTATCCTCAACGCCGTGGTCCTGCTCACGCTGTCCGATGCGCTCCTTGGAGCCAACCACGACGAAACAGAGGATATCAGCGGCGTCTCGAGAAGGAATTATCTCATGGGTTTCGTGCTGACGCTGGGAGCGTCAGGCACCTACTCGCTCATCCTCTGCCTGATGCAGCTCACCTTCGAGAACGTGATCAAGAAGCACACCTTCACGGCCGTGCTCAACATGCAGATATACACGGCCCTCGTGGCCACGGTGGCCTCCATCATCGGGCTGTTCGCCAGCGGCGAGTGGAGGACGGTGAGAGGGGAGATGGACACGTTCCAGTCCGGGCAGTTTTCCTACTTCATGACGCTGCTGTGGACGGCCGTGTCGTGGCAGATCACCTCCGTCGGGGTGGTCGGGCTCGTCTTCGAGGTCTCCTCGCTCTTCTCCAATGTCATCAGCACCGTGGCTCTGCCCATCGTTCCCCTGTTCGCCGTCCTCATCTTTCACGACAAGATGGATGGGATAAAGGTCATAGCCATGTTGATCGCCATCTGGGGTTTCGTTTCGTATCTGATGCAACACTACATTGATGATAAGAAGGCTAGGAAGGCGTCAGCTAGTGCGGATGGGGGTTCCTAG